Proteins encoded by one window of Actinocorallia herbida:
- a CDS encoding GlxA family transcriptional regulator — MRHRVVALVSPGQELYPVTCASAVFGNHGPDIPRRYSFRLCAERPGPLPTTLGAALEVTDGLETLAKADTILLADWRPHPSPEVLEAVGAAHARGARLITVWAGVFVPAALGLLDGRRAAVHWELAEELARRFPRVRPDASVLYIDQGDVVTAGASATVIDLCLHLVRADHGAALALRIGRQIAAAPHREGRQRQYPRLPTSGPAADPLAPLLDWITEHLARPLTVAEMADRMGLSERTLSRRFTDRLGVSPGRWLLDRRIAHARALLEETDLPIETIALRTGLASATNLRRRFRTATGTTPSAYRHAHRGLPTPAPPHLSPP; from the coding sequence ATGCGGCATCGTGTGGTGGCCCTGGTCAGCCCCGGGCAGGAGCTGTACCCGGTGACCTGCGCGTCCGCGGTGTTCGGCAACCACGGACCGGACATTCCGCGCCGGTACTCCTTCCGGCTCTGCGCGGAGCGGCCTGGACCCCTTCCGACGACGCTCGGTGCGGCCCTCGAGGTCACGGACGGCCTCGAAACGCTCGCCAAGGCCGACACGATCCTGCTCGCCGACTGGCGGCCGCACCCGTCACCGGAGGTCCTCGAGGCCGTCGGCGCCGCCCACGCGCGCGGCGCCCGGCTCATCACGGTCTGGGCCGGGGTGTTCGTCCCCGCCGCGCTAGGCCTGCTCGACGGGAGGCGCGCGGCGGTCCACTGGGAGCTGGCCGAGGAGCTCGCCCGCCGGTTCCCCCGGGTGCGTCCGGACGCCTCGGTGCTCTACATCGACCAGGGCGACGTGGTGACCGCGGGCGCCTCGGCGACCGTCATCGACCTGTGCCTGCACCTCGTGCGGGCCGACCACGGCGCCGCCCTCGCGCTGCGGATAGGCCGCCAGATCGCCGCGGCCCCGCACCGCGAGGGCCGCCAGCGCCAGTACCCGCGGCTGCCGACCTCGGGGCCCGCCGCCGACCCGCTCGCCCCTCTCCTGGACTGGATCACCGAGCACCTGGCCCGTCCCCTGACCGTCGCGGAGATGGCCGACCGCATGGGCCTGTCGGAGCGCACCCTCAGCCGCAGGTTCACCGACCGCCTGGGCGTCTCCCCCGGCCGCTGGCTCCTCGACCGCCGCATAGCCCACGCCCGCGCCCTCCTCGAAGAGACCGACCTCCCCATCGAGACCATCGCCCTCCGCACCGGCCTGGCCTCCGCCACCAACCTCCGCCGCCGCTTCCGCACCGCCACCGGCACCACCCCCTCCGCCTACCGCCACGCCCACCGCGGCCTCCCCACCCCCGCCCCTCCCCACCTCTCTCCCCCCTGA
- a CDS encoding TIGR03557 family F420-dependent LLM class oxidoreductase translates to MEIGYKLMAEAFGPIDLVAQAVRAERAGFDFVEISDHFHPWLEAQGHAPFAWSVLGAIAARTERIKLLTGVTCPTVRYHPAVIAQAAATLAVLSQGRFTLGVGSGERLNEHIVGDGFPESPKKRQDMLREAVEVIRLLFQGGYRSHRGEFFEVARARIFDLPDEPVPIAVAAGGPGAARLAAEVGDALFFTEPDAALVGAYRDAGGQGPRYGEMTMAYAQNEQTAVKAARATTRWAVLGWKVLAELPTPASFAAASTTVRDEDVAAAFPCGPDPDRVVARARAYVEAGTDRLAILNCGPDPDFFFDYYTDELDARLRALPGQV, encoded by the coding sequence ATGGAGATCGGATACAAGCTCATGGCCGAGGCGTTCGGCCCGATCGACCTGGTGGCGCAGGCGGTCCGGGCGGAGCGGGCCGGATTCGACTTCGTCGAGATCAGCGACCACTTCCATCCGTGGCTGGAGGCGCAGGGCCACGCGCCGTTCGCCTGGTCGGTGCTCGGCGCGATCGCGGCGCGGACCGAGCGGATCAAGCTGCTCACCGGCGTCACCTGCCCGACCGTCCGGTACCACCCCGCGGTGATCGCGCAGGCCGCGGCGACGCTCGCGGTGCTGTCCCAGGGCAGGTTCACCCTCGGTGTCGGCTCTGGGGAGCGGCTGAACGAGCACATCGTCGGGGACGGGTTCCCCGAGTCGCCCAAGAAGCGGCAGGACATGCTGCGCGAGGCGGTCGAGGTCATCCGGCTGCTCTTCCAGGGCGGCTACCGCTCCCACCGCGGTGAGTTCTTCGAGGTGGCCCGCGCCCGGATCTTCGACCTGCCCGACGAGCCCGTGCCGATCGCCGTCGCCGCGGGCGGGCCCGGCGCCGCCCGGCTGGCCGCCGAGGTCGGCGACGCCCTCTTCTTCACCGAGCCGGACGCCGCCCTCGTCGGCGCCTACCGGGACGCGGGCGGCCAGGGCCCGCGCTACGGCGAGATGACGATGGCCTACGCACAGAACGAGCAGACCGCGGTGAAGGCCGCGCGGGCCACCACCCGCTGGGCGGTGCTCGGCTGGAAGGTGCTGGCCGAACTGCCGACCCCGGCGAGCTTCGCGGCGGCCAGCACGACCGTCCGGGACGAGGACGTCGCGGCCGCCTTCCCGTGCGGCCCGGACCCGGACAGGGTCGTGGCGCGGGCGCGCGCCTACGTCGAGGCGGGCACCGACCGCCTGGCCATCCTCAACTGCGGCCCCGACCCGGACTTCTTCTTCGACTACTACACCGACGAACTCGACGCCCGGCTCCGCGCCCTGCCCGGTCAGGTGTGA
- a CDS encoding trimeric intracellular cation channel family protein, whose product MEIATITTVLDLIGVCINGLLGGVVARNRGFDLFGFAVIGVVSGLGGGVVRDVLLMEGPPVALTNPLYVPTALAGTAVAFLLSFTEQDWNRVFLGLDALALSVWAIAGAQKTLAADLTWVPAILLGTLTAVGGGAIRDLLVQRVPTVFGGNELYASVAIVVATFYVVCSAFGAVVVGTVLGIVVGTLMRLLAYRRGWGLPSGMPYEAREVLGRVRRTPRERPPRNRARRLGRKDVGEGPDDGG is encoded by the coding sequence GTGGAGATCGCGACCATCACGACGGTGCTCGACCTCATCGGCGTCTGCATCAACGGACTGCTCGGCGGGGTGGTCGCGCGCAACCGCGGCTTCGACCTCTTCGGCTTCGCGGTGATCGGCGTGGTGTCCGGACTCGGCGGCGGTGTCGTCCGCGACGTGCTGCTCATGGAGGGCCCGCCCGTCGCGCTCACCAACCCCCTCTACGTGCCGACGGCCCTCGCCGGAACCGCCGTCGCCTTCCTCCTGAGTTTCACCGAGCAGGACTGGAACCGCGTGTTCCTCGGCCTCGACGCGCTCGCGCTCAGCGTGTGGGCGATCGCCGGCGCGCAGAAGACCCTCGCCGCGGACCTCACCTGGGTCCCGGCGATCCTGCTGGGCACGCTCACCGCGGTCGGTGGCGGGGCCATCCGGGACCTGCTGGTCCAGCGCGTCCCGACGGTCTTCGGCGGGAACGAGCTGTACGCGTCCGTGGCGATCGTGGTCGCCACCTTCTACGTCGTGTGCTCGGCCTTCGGGGCGGTCGTCGTCGGGACCGTCCTCGGGATCGTCGTCGGGACCCTCATGCGGCTGCTGGCCTATCGCCGGGGCTGGGGGCTGCCGAGCGGGATGCCGTACGAGGCGCGGGAGGTCCTCGGCCGGGTCCGCCGCACCCCCCGGGAGCGCCCCCCGCGCAACCGGGCGCGGAGGCTCGGGCGCAAGGACGTGGGCGAGGGGCCCGACGACGGGGGCTGA
- a CDS encoding phosphoribosyltransferase family protein: MVFQDWGYRDRTEAGERLGALLADAGFAAERPVVLGLPRGGVPVAAGVAAALDAPLDVIVVRKLGLPAQPEVALGAVGEGGVMVLNQHLIGQTATGRAELAALEVRERALLEERADRYRALRPRIPLEGRCAVLVDDGLATGATARAACAVARALGAARVVVAVPVAAPDSAEAVAAVADTLVCPLRPPSFTAVGAWYTDFGETPDAEVDVLLALAAAREAPEADDDVLVGWEELPGHLTVPPGARSVVLFAHGSGSGACSPRNARVARTLNDAGLGTLLFDLLRESEADRTFDIGFLAERLEGATRWLLGKSPDLAIGYFGASTGAAAALHAAASRVSTARAVVSRGGRPDLAGESLPAVRAPTLLIVGGADAEVLELNRAAQRRLACDNRLDVVPGATHLFAEPGALEAVCVLAAAWFREHLP; the protein is encoded by the coding sequence ATGGTCTTCCAGGACTGGGGCTACCGGGACCGGACGGAGGCCGGGGAACGCCTCGGCGCGCTCCTCGCGGACGCCGGGTTCGCCGCCGAGCGGCCCGTGGTGCTCGGGCTGCCGCGCGGCGGCGTGCCCGTCGCCGCCGGGGTCGCCGCGGCGCTCGACGCGCCGCTGGACGTGATCGTGGTGCGCAAGCTCGGCCTGCCCGCCCAGCCCGAGGTGGCGCTCGGCGCGGTCGGCGAGGGCGGCGTCATGGTGCTGAACCAGCACCTCATCGGCCAGACCGCGACGGGCCGCGCCGAACTCGCCGCACTCGAAGTGCGCGAACGCGCGCTCCTTGAGGAACGCGCGGACCGGTACCGCGCGCTGCGACCGCGGATCCCTCTCGAAGGGCGGTGCGCGGTCCTCGTCGACGACGGCCTGGCGACGGGCGCGACGGCGCGGGCCGCCTGCGCGGTGGCCCGCGCGCTGGGCGCGGCCCGCGTGGTGGTCGCGGTCCCCGTCGCCGCCCCCGACTCCGCCGAGGCGGTCGCGGCCGTCGCCGACACGCTGGTGTGCCCGCTGCGGCCCCCGTCGTTCACCGCGGTCGGCGCCTGGTACACCGACTTCGGCGAGACCCCCGACGCCGAGGTCGACGTGCTGCTCGCGCTCGCCGCCGCCCGGGAGGCCCCCGAGGCCGACGACGACGTGCTGGTCGGCTGGGAGGAGCTGCCCGGCCATCTGACGGTCCCGCCCGGCGCCCGGTCCGTCGTCCTGTTCGCGCACGGGAGCGGGAGCGGGGCGTGCAGCCCGCGCAACGCCAGGGTCGCGCGGACCCTGAACGACGCGGGCCTGGGGACCCTGCTGTTCGACCTGCTGCGCGAGTCCGAGGCCGACCGGACCTTCGACATCGGCTTCCTCGCCGAACGCCTCGAAGGCGCCACCCGGTGGCTGCTCGGCAAGTCCCCGGACCTCGCCATCGGCTACTTCGGCGCGTCCACCGGCGCCGCCGCCGCGCTGCACGCCGCGGCCTCGCGCGTCTCGACGGCGCGGGCCGTCGTCTCGCGCGGCGGCAGGCCCGACCTCGCCGGGGAGAGCCTGCCCGCGGTCCGCGCGCCGACCCTGCTGATCGTCGGCGGGGCCGACGCCGAGGTCCTCGAGCTCAACCGGGCCGCGCAGCGCAGGCTGGCCTGCGACAACCGGCTCGACGTCGTGCCCGGCGCCACCCACCTGTTCGCCGAGCCCGGCGCGCTGGAGGCGGTCTGCGTCCTCGCCGCCGCCTGGTTCCGCGAGCACCTGCCCTAG
- a CDS encoding MFS transporter has product MTATQERAARPATTAPGLWTRNFTLYFGARVVSLFGDAMMPVAAALAVGRLYGISGVGYVMAVWTGSVVLFLLVGGVLADKVGARAMMVGADAVRFCAQGAVAVAFLTGTPSMGLLLATSLLSGVATAMFQPGVNGMVPLVAADPQRANAVLKIADAGAQVAGPVLAGTLIALTDAGVAYTVDAATFLISGLFLALIRGLPAAAKRVSAFLPDLREGWREFRARSWMWSVIIIWVFFGLLVFGPSVPLGARLVGDRLGEAAYGWVMAALGLGTVVGGLTAMVLRPARPLAAGGVALFGYTLVPLTLALQPALPWLMAGHLVGGAAWAFWSVMWSTSVQTQVPYAVLNRITAYEVAGSVSGLAVGQALVGAYTLVLEPRDLLLVSAVTTLAVAAAVLLTRPVRRLRAVPAKAPES; this is encoded by the coding sequence ATGACCGCGACGCAGGAGCGCGCGGCGCGCCCGGCCACCACCGCCCCCGGCCTGTGGACGAGGAATTTCACGCTGTACTTCGGGGCCCGGGTGGTGTCCCTGTTCGGCGACGCGATGATGCCCGTGGCGGCGGCCCTGGCCGTCGGGCGGCTCTACGGGATCTCCGGGGTCGGGTACGTCATGGCGGTGTGGACCGGGTCCGTCGTCCTGTTCCTGCTGGTCGGCGGGGTGCTCGCCGACAAGGTGGGCGCTCGCGCGATGATGGTCGGGGCGGACGCCGTCCGGTTCTGCGCGCAGGGCGCGGTCGCCGTCGCGTTCCTCACGGGCACGCCGTCGATGGGGCTGCTGCTGGCGACCTCGCTGCTGTCGGGGGTCGCGACGGCGATGTTCCAGCCGGGCGTCAACGGGATGGTGCCGCTGGTCGCGGCCGACCCGCAGCGCGCGAACGCGGTGCTGAAGATCGCCGACGCGGGGGCGCAGGTCGCGGGGCCGGTCCTCGCCGGGACGCTCATCGCGCTCACCGACGCCGGCGTCGCCTACACCGTGGACGCGGCGACGTTCCTGATCAGCGGGCTCTTCCTCGCCCTGATCCGGGGGCTGCCCGCGGCCGCGAAGCGGGTCTCGGCGTTCCTGCCCGACCTCCGCGAGGGCTGGCGGGAGTTCCGCGCGCGGTCCTGGATGTGGTCGGTGATCATCATCTGGGTGTTCTTCGGCCTGCTGGTGTTCGGGCCCTCGGTGCCGCTCGGCGCCCGGCTCGTCGGCGACCGGCTCGGCGAGGCCGCCTACGGGTGGGTGATGGCCGCGCTCGGCCTCGGCACGGTCGTCGGCGGGCTCACCGCGATGGTGCTGCGCCCGGCCAGGCCGCTGGCCGCGGGCGGCGTCGCGCTCTTCGGCTACACGCTGGTGCCGCTGACCCTCGCGCTCCAGCCCGCGCTGCCGTGGCTCATGGCGGGCCATCTCGTCGGCGGCGCCGCGTGGGCGTTCTGGTCGGTGATGTGGTCGACGAGCGTGCAGACCCAGGTGCCGTACGCCGTCCTGAACCGGATCACCGCCTACGAGGTCGCGGGCTCGGTCTCCGGGCTCGCGGTCGGCCAGGCCCTCGTCGGGGCCTACACCCTGGTCCTGGAGCCGCGGGACCTGCTCCTCGTCTCGGCGGTGACCACGCTCGCCGTGGCCGCGGCGGTCCTGCTCACCCGGCCGGTGCGCCGCCTACGGGCCGTCCCGGCGAAGGCCCCTGAAAGCTGA
- a CDS encoding class I SAM-dependent methyltransferase encodes MDETPQFTATAAAYDGIAETYATCYRDSLATRPLDRGFIAAFADLVRGRGPVLDAGCGPGHGTEHLRRLGLDVAGVDLAPRMVELARRGYPEIAFERASLTRLPHADGAFAGVMAWYSLIHLPPASMPVALAELRRVLAPGGHLVLAFQAHDDPATAHVPFDHKVTPGFRWSLDGLGALVEETGLVEAARLITAAREGELYKRGHLLYRRP; translated from the coding sequence ATGGATGAGACGCCGCAGTTCACCGCCACGGCCGCCGCCTACGACGGCATCGCCGAGACCTACGCGACCTGCTACCGCGACAGCCTCGCCACCCGGCCCCTGGACCGGGGCTTCATCGCGGCGTTCGCCGACCTCGTGCGCGGGCGGGGGCCCGTGCTGGACGCCGGATGCGGCCCCGGGCACGGCACCGAGCACCTGCGGAGGCTCGGCCTCGACGTGGCGGGCGTGGACCTCGCGCCGCGCATGGTGGAGCTGGCGCGGCGGGGCTACCCCGAGATCGCGTTCGAGCGGGCGTCCCTGACCCGGCTGCCGCACGCCGACGGGGCCTTCGCGGGTGTCATGGCCTGGTACTCCCTGATCCACCTGCCCCCCGCGTCGATGCCGGTCGCGCTCGCCGAGCTGCGCCGGGTCCTCGCGCCCGGCGGCCATCTCGTCCTCGCCTTCCAGGCGCACGACGATCCCGCGACGGCCCACGTCCCGTTCGACCACAAGGTGACGCCCGGGTTCCGCTGGTCGCTCGACGGCCTGGGCGCGCTCGTCGAGGAGACGGGCCTGGTCGAGGCGGCCCGGCTGATCACCGCGGCCCGGGAGGGCGAGCTCTACAAGCGGGGCCACCTGCTGTACCGCAGGCCCTGA
- a CDS encoding TetR/AcrR family transcriptional regulator, translating to MCVTEGPSRRTPEEFRALILDAAGECLVEGGFASGRLLSAIARKAGISRPTLYKYGGTVDDIKEALVERELAAFIGHISPAFEEIAWTPDYLTDLLVLVIDYARRHPLLSAALRDVPELILPVFTLHARVQVDRIEEFVTPVLQGHIEAGRMPDVDIAVLVDALYRVVISAVIVDTRHDFDDPEVLRAYLRTALAFLTGLPAAR from the coding sequence ATGTGCGTGACAGAGGGCCCCTCACGCCGCACTCCCGAGGAGTTCCGCGCGCTGATCCTGGACGCCGCGGGCGAATGCCTCGTCGAAGGCGGATTCGCCTCCGGCCGGCTGCTGTCGGCGATCGCCCGCAAGGCGGGCATCTCCCGTCCGACGCTCTACAAGTACGGCGGCACGGTCGACGACATCAAAGAGGCCCTGGTCGAACGCGAGCTCGCCGCGTTCATCGGGCACATCTCCCCCGCCTTCGAGGAGATCGCCTGGACGCCGGACTACCTGACCGACCTCCTCGTCCTCGTCATCGACTACGCCCGGCGCCACCCGCTCCTCAGCGCCGCCCTGCGGGACGTGCCCGAGCTCATCCTCCCGGTCTTCACCCTGCACGCCCGGGTCCAGGTCGACCGGATCGAGGAGTTCGTCACCCCGGTCCTGCAAGGCCACATCGAGGCGGGCCGGATGCCCGACGTCGACATCGCGGTCCTCGTCGACGCGCTGTACCGGGTCGTCATCTCCGCGGTCATCGTGGACACCCGGCACGACTTCGACGACCCCGAGGTGCTGCGGGCCTACCTCCGCACCGCGCTCGCCTTCCTGACCGGGCTGCCCGCCGCCCGCTGA
- a CDS encoding YqjF family protein: MARGGFGGQTWRDVVFLHWRVAPAEVAPHLPDGVVPDLVDGAAWIGVIGLRMTALTLGGVPYPSFLELNVRLYGRDSEGRPGVVFRAMEASDPVFAAASRASLRLPYTWASMRFAHTRGRVSYATRRLLPDAGRAGVRLRVSVGSPLADPSPAELSLTDRLFLYQRWYGPALRLPVDHDPWPLYSASLLQWHDDGLLSASGLPALPGPPDSVLYSPGVPTRLRAPVVLRG; encoded by the coding sequence ATGGCGCGGGGCGGATTCGGCGGTCAGACATGGCGGGACGTGGTCTTCCTGCACTGGCGGGTCGCGCCCGCCGAAGTGGCCCCGCACCTGCCCGACGGGGTCGTGCCCGACCTCGTGGACGGCGCCGCCTGGATCGGGGTCATCGGGCTGCGGATGACCGCGCTGACGCTCGGCGGGGTGCCTTATCCGTCGTTCCTCGAGCTGAACGTGCGCCTGTACGGACGGGACTCCGAGGGACGTCCCGGGGTCGTCTTCCGCGCGATGGAGGCGAGCGACCCGGTCTTCGCCGCGGCTTCCCGGGCCTCCCTGCGGCTGCCGTACACCTGGGCGTCCATGCGCTTCGCCCATACGCGCGGCCGGGTCTCCTACGCCACCAGACGTCTCCTTCCGGACGCGGGACGCGCCGGGGTACGGCTGCGCGTGTCCGTCGGCTCCCCTCTCGCGGACCCCTCCCCGGCCGAGCTCTCCCTCACCGACAGGCTGTTCCTCTACCAGCGCTGGTACGGGCCCGCCCTACGGCTTCCCGTGGACCACGACCCCTGGCCTCTGTATTCGGCGAGCCTCCTTCAGTGGCACGACGACGGCCTGCTCTCCGCGTCCGGCCTTCCCGCCCTGCCCGGACCACCCGACAGCGTCCTGTACTCCCCCGGCGTCCCCACCCGGCTGCGCGCGCCCGTCGTCCTGCGCGGGTAG
- a CDS encoding MarR family winged helix-turn-helix transcriptional regulator has protein sequence MGPAEKVEYEMMLLWRHNQVLGPQGRHSDRMDRSAYVLLSRILLNGPMTIRQLSEAFGLDQSTLNRQTSALLRAGLVERIADPDAGIARQFKITDEGAQQLEDERTRTVTSVAKIVADWSAAEVEAFAAFLRRFNTDIEQLSGRPWPRP, from the coding sequence ATGGGACCGGCGGAGAAGGTCGAGTACGAGATGATGCTGCTCTGGCGGCACAACCAGGTGCTCGGCCCGCAGGGGCGGCACAGCGACCGCATGGACCGCAGCGCCTACGTCCTGCTCAGCCGGATCCTCCTCAACGGCCCGATGACCATCAGGCAGCTCAGTGAGGCGTTCGGGCTCGACCAGTCCACCCTGAACCGGCAGACCTCCGCGCTCCTGCGGGCCGGGCTCGTCGAGCGGATCGCCGACCCCGACGCCGGGATCGCCCGCCAGTTCAAGATCACCGACGAGGGCGCCCAGCAGCTTGAGGACGAGCGGACCCGGACCGTCACCAGCGTCGCGAAGATCGTCGCGGACTGGTCCGCGGCCGAGGTCGAGGCGTTCGCCGCCTTTCTGCGCCGCTTCAACACCGACATCGAACAGCTCAGCGGACGGCCCTGGCCCCGCCCGTGA
- a CDS encoding TetR/AcrR family transcriptional regulator, producing the protein MAVSPQDPPPDPVIAVALRLFAGIGYDAVTTQMIADAADVDLTEIHSRGGKAGIYERIIAEFFAAQNALFDELSDAYAHDADSARTFLARVLDFYLDNPEAMALWLHRRLNDAADLAEIDHRYRMPVFQRGAEIIGPELLSEPDLLMIGNVVTWSLYGFLNGGVALQDGTHLDPDDPEARRIFRAQMHRLQDLVLAARAGEAPGPP; encoded by the coding sequence ATGGCCGTCAGTCCGCAGGATCCGCCGCCCGACCCGGTCATCGCGGTCGCGCTGCGGCTGTTCGCCGGGATCGGCTACGACGCCGTGACCACGCAGATGATCGCCGACGCGGCGGACGTGGACCTCACCGAGATCCACTCGCGCGGCGGCAAGGCGGGCATCTACGAGCGGATCATCGCGGAGTTCTTCGCCGCCCAGAACGCCCTGTTCGACGAGCTCTCCGACGCCTACGCCCACGACGCCGACAGCGCCCGGACGTTCCTGGCCCGCGTCCTCGACTTCTACCTCGACAACCCCGAGGCCATGGCGCTCTGGCTGCACCGCAGGCTCAACGACGCCGCGGACCTCGCCGAAATCGACCACCGGTACCGGATGCCGGTCTTCCAGCGGGGCGCGGAGATCATCGGCCCCGAGCTGCTGAGCGAGCCCGACCTCCTCATGATCGGCAACGTCGTCACCTGGAGCCTGTACGGCTTCCTCAACGGCGGCGTGGCCCTCCAGGACGGCACCCACCTCGACCCCGACGACCCCGAGGCGCGCCGCATCTTCCGGGCCCAGATGCACCGGCTCCAGGACCTCGTCCTGGCCGCCAGGGCCGGCGAGGCCCCCGGACCGCCCTGA
- a CDS encoding AurF N-oxygenase family protein yields MIEQDYRDMLQTLSEGSVHRRFDPYLDIDWDAPEMRMDPKDPRWVLSEHTDPLGAHPWYRALPLERRIDIGRWRMANVQKVGLSFESVLIRGMLQYVMRLPNDSAEFRYCLHEMTEECNHIQMFQEFVNRTGADVPGMRALYRNTMATWSLFAKWPVVFFIGILAGEEPIDHIQKNLIREGKDCPPAMLRVMEIHIAEEARHISFAHRFLREHVARLGRIERGITSIVYPLVMRWLGGAIVVPPPEFAKRFDIPREVMREAFWKAPKSRAMLRECFNDVRMLADQLELMNPVSRAVWRWCGIDGPSSRFRGEPHRPARNAA; encoded by the coding sequence ATGATCGAGCAGGACTACCGGGACATGCTCCAGACCCTTTCCGAGGGGTCGGTGCACCGCCGGTTCGACCCGTACCTCGACATCGACTGGGACGCCCCCGAGATGCGGATGGACCCGAAGGACCCGCGCTGGGTCCTGTCGGAGCACACCGACCCGCTCGGCGCGCACCCCTGGTACCGGGCCCTGCCGCTGGAGCGGCGGATCGACATCGGCCGCTGGCGGATGGCCAACGTCCAGAAGGTCGGCCTGAGCTTCGAGTCCGTGCTGATCCGCGGCATGCTCCAGTACGTCATGCGGCTCCCGAACGACTCCGCGGAGTTCCGCTACTGCCTCCACGAGATGACCGAGGAGTGCAACCACATCCAGATGTTCCAGGAGTTCGTCAACCGCACCGGCGCCGACGTGCCCGGCATGCGCGCGCTCTACCGGAACACCATGGCGACGTGGAGCCTGTTCGCGAAGTGGCCCGTCGTGTTCTTCATCGGCATCCTCGCCGGGGAGGAGCCCATCGACCACATCCAGAAGAACCTGATCCGCGAGGGCAAGGACTGCCCGCCCGCGATGCTGCGGGTGATGGAGATCCACATCGCCGAGGAGGCAAGGCACATCTCCTTCGCGCACCGCTTCCTGCGCGAGCACGTCGCGCGGCTCGGCCGGATCGAGCGCGGGATCACCTCGATCGTCTACCCGCTGGTGATGCGCTGGCTCGGCGGCGCGATCGTTGTCCCGCCGCCGGAGTTCGCCAAGCGGTTCGACATCCCCCGCGAGGTCATGCGCGAGGCGTTCTGGAAGGCGCCGAAGTCGCGGGCGATGCTCCGCGAGTGCTTCAACGACGTGCGGATGCTCGCCGACCAGCTCGAGCTGATGAACCCCGTGTCGCGCGCGGTGTGGCGGTGGTGCGGCATCGACGGCCCTTCCTCGCGTTTCCGCGGCGAACCGCACCGCCCCGCCCGGAACGCCGCCTGA